The Myxococcales bacterium genome includes a region encoding these proteins:
- a CDS encoding polysaccharide deacetylase family protein yields MTARARLAQLAKSSAVQRALYYSGALDAYHRRRNRDQLTVIMFHRVLAPADPRWATADPEYSLRDDLFAACLDFFKRHYHVVALDDVLAARAGGPRLPPRPLLITFDDGWSDNEEFALAHLRRAGLPSLLFVVADVVGRHEPFFQERLVGAWLGGRLDAARAGALWRAAGGDPARTPTFGDRADLAPVRAVIAQLEQLTAATRAPLLAELAPVLDDGVRYMVTGDQLRNLAGHFVAIGAHGKTHTPLTRAPDLDGELGGARAALAGHVGAAPVSMSCPHGAHDPRVVAAAHAAGYRLVFTSVPELPSAAGTGDGVLGRVGFTGETVTDDRGRFAPERLALHLFRKPHARA; encoded by the coding sequence GTGACCGCGCGCGCCCGCCTCGCCCAGCTCGCCAAGTCGTCGGCCGTCCAGCGCGCCCTGTACTACTCGGGCGCGCTCGACGCCTACCACCGCCGCCGCAACCGCGATCAGCTGACGGTGATCATGTTCCACCGCGTGCTGGCGCCGGCCGATCCGCGCTGGGCCACGGCCGACCCCGAGTACAGCCTGCGCGACGACCTCTTCGCCGCGTGCCTCGACTTCTTCAAGCGCCACTACCACGTCGTCGCCCTCGACGACGTGCTCGCCGCCCGCGCCGGCGGGCCGCGCCTGCCGCCGCGGCCGCTGCTGATCACCTTCGACGACGGCTGGAGCGACAACGAGGAGTTCGCGCTCGCGCACCTGCGCCGGGCTGGCCTGCCGTCGCTGTTGTTCGTGGTCGCCGACGTGGTCGGGCGCCACGAGCCGTTCTTCCAGGAGCGCCTGGTCGGGGCCTGGCTCGGCGGCCGGCTCGACGCGGCCCGCGCGGGCGCCCTGTGGCGCGCCGCCGGCGGCGATCCCGCCCGCACGCCGACGTTCGGCGACCGCGCCGACCTCGCGCCGGTGCGCGCGGTGATCGCGCAGCTCGAGCAGCTCACGGCGGCGACGCGCGCGCCGCTCCTGGCCGAGCTGGCGCCGGTGCTCGACGACGGCGTCCGGTACATGGTCACCGGCGATCAGCTGCGCAACCTGGCCGGGCACTTCGTGGCGATCGGGGCCCACGGCAAGACCCACACGCCCCTGACCCGGGCGCCCGACCTCGACGGCGAGCTCGGGGGCGCCCGCGCCGCGCTGGCCGGCCACGTCGGCGCGGCGCCGGTGTCGATGTCGTGCCCGCACGGCGCCCACGATCCGCGCGTCGTCGCCGCCGCCCACGCCGCCGGCTACCGGCTGGTGTTCACGAGCGTGCCCGAGCTGCCCTCGGCCGCGGGCACCGGCGACGGCGTCCTGGGGCGCGTCGGCTTCACCGGCGAGACCGTCACCGACGACCGCGGCCGGTTCGCGCCCGAGCGCCTGGCGCTGCACCTGTTCCGCAAGCCGCACGCGCGGGCCTGA